A single uncultured Acetobacterium sp. DNA region contains:
- a CDS encoding YlxR family protein, which yields MKKIPQRTCVICHAKFDKRDLFRIVSDNSGEIFFDPTGKANGRGAYVCSSEKCMDQFLNKNYLERAFKRKVESDVVEIVRQQLSEKKQMK from the coding sequence ATGAAAAAAATTCCACAGCGAACCTGTGTTATATGCCATGCGAAATTTGATAAACGCGACTTATTTAGGATTGTATCAGATAATTCTGGCGAAATTTTTTTTGATCCTACAGGAAAAGCAAATGGACGTGGTGCTTATGTATGCAGTTCTGAAAAATGTATGGATCAATTCCTGAACAAAAATTACCTGGAACGGGCATTTAAAAGAAAAGTAGAAAGTGATGTTGTCGAGATTGTTCGGCAGCAACTGTCAGAGAAAAAACAAATGAAATAA
- the nusA gene encoding transcription termination factor NusA, protein MNQEFIRALDVIQEEKSIDKEELIQAIEAAITTAYKKNYGNSHNVEINIDRENGDIQVFALKEIVEVPENDHSQISLEKAREVDSNYQVGDFFRKEVRPRDFGRIAAQNAKQLIIQRIKEAERNIIYNDYLERQDEVLTGIIKRIEKGVVYVEVGKLEAVMLPSEQTTGENYELNQRLKVYLLMVKKTTKGPQVNISRTHPGLVKRLFESEVPEIFDGIVDIVSISREAGSRTKVAVKANDPSIDPVGACVGQKGVRVQNIINELQGEKIDVIKWSDSIEEYLSNALSPAKVVEIIPNKDDKTAIAIVDDYQLSLAIGKEGQNVRLAAKLTGWKIDIKSKIDYVSQHQIKDDKTTVIPDDILLELKEELELEEELEIIDDSTFEDEPVFEDELGLEN, encoded by the coding sequence ATGAATCAGGAGTTTATACGCGCTCTGGATGTAATTCAAGAAGAAAAATCAATTGACAAAGAAGAATTAATTCAAGCAATTGAGGCTGCGATAACCACAGCTTATAAAAAGAATTATGGTAATTCACATAATGTAGAAATCAATATTGACCGTGAAAATGGCGATATTCAGGTTTTTGCCTTAAAAGAAATTGTCGAAGTGCCCGAGAACGATCATAGCCAAATTTCCCTTGAAAAAGCCAGGGAAGTTGATAGCAACTATCAGGTTGGCGATTTTTTCAGAAAAGAAGTAAGACCACGGGATTTTGGTCGAATTGCGGCCCAAAATGCCAAGCAATTGATTATTCAACGAATTAAAGAAGCTGAACGAAACATCATCTATAACGATTATCTTGAACGTCAGGATGAGGTTTTAACCGGAATTATCAAACGAATTGAAAAAGGTGTTGTTTATGTTGAAGTCGGCAAACTAGAAGCAGTAATGTTGCCGTCTGAACAGACGACTGGCGAGAACTATGAACTTAATCAACGATTGAAAGTATACCTGTTGATGGTCAAGAAAACAACAAAGGGTCCTCAAGTCAACATTTCAAGAACACATCCTGGTCTGGTAAAACGATTATTTGAATCTGAAGTGCCTGAAATCTTTGATGGCATTGTTGATATTGTGTCCATTTCCAGGGAAGCAGGATCGAGAACTAAGGTCGCTGTCAAAGCAAACGATCCTAGTATTGATCCGGTAGGCGCTTGTGTTGGTCAAAAAGGCGTTCGCGTCCAGAATATTATCAATGAACTTCAGGGTGAAAAAATCGATGTTATTAAATGGAGTGACAGCATTGAAGAGTACCTATCCAATGCATTAAGCCCTGCAAAAGTTGTTGAAATTATCCCTAATAAGGATGACAAAACAGCCATCGCAATTGTTGATGATTATCAATTATCTTTGGCGATTGGAAAAGAAGGTCAAAATGTCCGTTTAGCGGCAAAACTAACGGGTTGGAAAATCGATATTAAAAGCAAAATTGATTATGTTAGCCAACATCAAATAAAAGATGATAAAACAACTGTTATACCAGATGATATTTTACTGGAGTTAAAAGAAGAGTTGGAATTAGAAGAAGAATTAGAGATAATCGATGATTCCACATTTGAAGATGAGCCCGTATTTGAAGATGAGCTGGGCCTCGAAAATTAA
- the rimP gene encoding ribosome maturation factor RimP, with the protein MKKVSKEVFFDELTAPVVESLGYELTDLTFEKRGKDWCLTLFIDSEDGISLDDCEKVSRRISELLDEKDPIEQSYFLEVSSPGMDRPLKKEKHYLSNLNKKIAVHLFAPLDGKKNIEGVLKSYSSEELTLELDNGELITLENSKIAKANRLDELNFKALPATE; encoded by the coding sequence ATGAAAAAAGTATCAAAAGAAGTATTTTTTGACGAATTGACTGCTCCTGTTGTGGAGTCGCTTGGTTATGAATTAACAGATTTAACCTTTGAAAAAAGAGGAAAGGATTGGTGTCTGACACTGTTTATTGATTCAGAAGATGGTATCTCATTGGATGACTGCGAAAAAGTCAGCCGACGAATCAGTGAACTGCTTGATGAAAAAGATCCTATTGAACAGAGTTATTTTCTGGAAGTGTCTTCACCAGGCATGGATCGACCTTTAAAAAAAGAAAAACATTATCTGTCAAATCTTAATAAGAAAATTGCTGTTCACCTTTTCGCACCTCTTGATGGGAAAAAGAACATTGAAGGGGTATTAAAATCATATAGCTCTGAAGAACTTACCTTGGAGCTGGACAATGGTGAACTGATTACCTTAGAAAACAGTAAAATCGCAAAAGCAAATCGGTTGGATGAGTTGAATTTTAAAGCTCTTCCAGCTACTGAATAA
- the frr gene encoding ribosome recycling factor, which yields MVNEIKATANEKMEKALRNLNESLGSLRAGRANPRILDKVVVDYYGSPTSLNQLANISTPEARMIVVQPYDATAIPAIEKGILKSDLGFNPSNDGKIIRLLIPQLTEERRKELVKLVKKYGEECKVAMRNIRRHAIQELKDSQKEGLITEDDLKQGEKEIQKVTDDEIKNIESILKDKEVEILEV from the coding sequence ATGGTAAATGAGATCAAAGCGACAGCAAACGAAAAAATGGAAAAAGCACTAAGAAACCTTAATGAAAGTCTGGGAAGCTTACGAGCAGGAAGAGCGAACCCACGTATTTTGGATAAGGTTGTGGTTGATTATTATGGTTCACCAACCAGCTTAAATCAATTGGCAAACATTAGTACTCCTGAAGCACGAATGATTGTGGTACAACCCTATGACGCCACCGCTATTCCTGCCATTGAAAAGGGGATTTTAAAATCTGATTTGGGTTTTAATCCATCAAACGATGGTAAAATTATTCGCTTGTTAATACCGCAACTCACTGAGGAACGACGGAAAGAATTAGTTAAGCTTGTGAAAAAATATGGAGAAGAATGTAAAGTAGCCATGCGAAACATTCGCCGCCATGCGATTCAGGAGTTAAAAGACAGCCAAAAAGAAGGACTGATTACCGAAGATGATTTAAAACAAGGTGAGAAAGAAATTCAAAAGGTTACGGACGATGAAATTAAAAACATTGAGTCAATTCTAAAAGATAAAGAAGTAGAAATTTTAGAAGTTTAA
- the pyrH gene encoding UMP kinase, producing MLEPKYKRVIIKLSGEALSGSAGHGIDTPTVQSICCQIKEVFELGVEIAIVVGGGNFWRGRSGEGMDKSTADYMGMLATCINALGLQDVLEEMEVPVRVQTAIEMKQIAEPYIRRKAIRHLEKRRVVIFACGTGNPFFTTDTTAALRAAEIDAEIILLAKSIDAVYDSDPMVNPDAIRYSELSYIEVLNQGLKVMDSTATSLCMDNHIPILVFGLNEPKNILRAIMGEKIGTIIQEV from the coding sequence TTGTTGGAACCGAAATACAAACGTGTCATCATTAAATTAAGCGGTGAAGCCTTATCCGGAAGTGCGGGCCATGGTATCGATACCCCAACGGTACAATCAATATGCTGTCAGATCAAAGAAGTTTTTGAATTGGGTGTTGAAATTGCCATTGTTGTCGGCGGCGGTAATTTTTGGCGGGGACGAAGCGGCGAAGGTATGGATAAATCCACCGCAGACTATATGGGAATGCTCGCCACCTGCATAAATGCTCTTGGTTTACAGGATGTTCTGGAAGAAATGGAAGTACCTGTGAGAGTGCAAACAGCAATTGAAATGAAACAAATTGCCGAGCCCTATATTCGCCGAAAAGCAATTCGTCATCTCGAGAAAAGAAGAGTTGTCATTTTTGCCTGCGGTACCGGAAATCCCTTTTTCACAACGGATACAACCGCAGCACTGAGGGCTGCAGAAATTGACGCTGAAATTATCCTTTTAGCTAAAAGCATTGATGCGGTATACGATTCTGATCCTATGGTTAATCCAGATGCAATACGCTATTCCGAATTATCATACATCGAGGTGTTGAATCAGGGTTTGAAGGTTATGGATTCAACAGCAACATCATTGTGTATGGATAATCATATTCCTATTCTTGTGTTTGGTTTAAATGAACCGAAAAATATTTTACGTGCGATCATGGGCGAAAAAATCGGAACAATTATTCAGGAGGTATAG
- the tsf gene encoding translation elongation factor Ts translates to MDAKLVKELRAKSGAGMMDCKKALVETDGIIEDAMVFLREKGLAATNKKAGRVAAEGIVESYIHMGGKIGVLVEVNCETDFVAKNEGFKNFVKDVAMHIAAANPLYVTKEEVPTEELEKEKEILRAQALNEGKPEKIVDKMVEGRVSKYYKEICLLEQPFVKNPDLTIEDLVKEQIMTIGENVKIRRFARFQMGEGLEKKEENFAEEVAKQLNA, encoded by the coding sequence GTGGACGCAAAATTAGTAAAAGAACTTAGAGCTAAAAGTGGTGCCGGAATGATGGACTGCAAAAAAGCTTTAGTAGAAACAGATGGAATTATTGAAGATGCAATGGTCTTTTTAAGAGAAAAAGGTCTGGCTGCGACGAATAAAAAAGCTGGACGTGTTGCCGCTGAAGGAATCGTTGAGTCATATATCCACATGGGCGGAAAAATTGGTGTTCTCGTAGAAGTAAACTGCGAAACTGATTTTGTTGCCAAAAATGAAGGATTTAAAAACTTTGTAAAAGATGTGGCCATGCATATCGCTGCAGCAAATCCTTTATATGTAACAAAAGAAGAAGTGCCAACCGAAGAACTTGAAAAAGAAAAAGAAATTCTTCGTGCGCAAGCCTTAAATGAAGGTAAACCTGAGAAAATCGTTGATAAAATGGTTGAAGGCCGTGTTAGCAAATACTACAAAGAAATCTGTCTTTTAGAACAACCTTTTGTTAAAAACCCGGATCTGACAATTGAAGATCTGGTCAAAGAACAAATCATGACAATTGGTGAAAATGTTAAAATCAGACGATTTGCCCGATTCCAAATGGGTGAAGGTTTAGAGAAAAAAGAAGAAAACTTTGCCGAAGAAGTAGCGAAGCAATTAAACGCATAA
- the rpsB gene encoding 30S ribosomal protein S2, translating to MACVSMKQLLEAGVHFGHQTRRWNPKMAPYIFTERNGIYIIDLQQTVKRIEKAYAFVKELAENGEEILFVGTKKQAQTSIEREAKRSGSYCVNHRWLGGTLTNFGTISKRIDRLNELEQMEEDGTFALLPKKEVIKLKRQREKLQKFLGGIKDMKGVPGAIFVIDTKKERIAIAEAKKLGIPIIGIVDTNCDPDEIDYIIPGNDDAIRAVALILSVISDAIIEGRQGEQVEEEIVVAPVVAVEEVVVEVEAVEEIAEVVEAAEEITAE from the coding sequence ATGGCATGTGTTTCGATGAAACAACTATTAGAAGCAGGGGTGCATTTTGGGCACCAGACAAGAAGATGGAATCCGAAAATGGCTCCATATATTTTCACAGAAAGAAATGGTATTTATATCATCGATTTACAACAAACTGTGAAACGGATTGAAAAAGCGTATGCTTTTGTTAAAGAACTGGCTGAGAATGGCGAAGAAATTCTTTTTGTCGGCACAAAAAAACAAGCACAAACCAGTATCGAAAGAGAAGCAAAACGTAGTGGAAGCTACTGTGTTAATCACCGTTGGTTAGGTGGAACCTTAACAAACTTTGGTACCATTAGCAAACGAATCGATCGACTGAATGAATTAGAACAAATGGAAGAAGACGGTACCTTTGCACTTCTACCAAAAAAAGAAGTTATTAAATTAAAACGTCAACGAGAAAAATTACAAAAATTCTTAGGCGGCATCAAAGATATGAAGGGTGTTCCAGGAGCAATTTTTGTTATTGATACAAAAAAAGAACGAATTGCCATTGCAGAAGCTAAAAAACTGGGGATTCCAATTATTGGAATCGTAGATACTAACTGTGATCCTGATGAAATTGATTATATTATTCCTGGTAATGACGATGCAATTCGTGCCGTAGCTCTAATTTTATCTGTTATCTCAGATGCAATTATTGAAGGACGTCAGGGAGAGCAAGTCGAAGAAGAAATTGTAGTAGCACCAGTAGTTGCTGTAGAAGAAGTTGTTGTCGAAGTTGAAGCAGTAGAAGAAATTGCTGAAGTTGTCGAAGCGGCTGAAGAAATCACAGCTGAATAA
- the hslU gene encoding ATP-dependent protease ATPase subunit HslU, with the protein MKELTPKKIVAELNRYIIGQEAAKKAVAVALRNRYRRSLLPADLIDEFTPKNIILMGPTGVGKTEIARRMAKLIKAPFIKVEATKFTEVGYVGRDVESMVRDLVNTSIRNVQQEMMKEVYVEAEKNANKIIIDILVPTKKIKETLKTPFDLFMKPSPPSAPTQNELEGDVEKEKTKKEKREALSKDLEAGLLEDQMIEIEVDDDGSKTIGIMQGMNNDSMSFNMNDILGDFMPQKKKKKNVKISEARKILINQEAQKLIDMDQVKEIGMQDAEQNGIIFIDEIDKIIGNGNNHGPDVSREGVQRDILPIVEGSTINTKYGPIKTDYILFIGAGAFHVSKISDMIPELQGRFPISVQLDSLTENDFIEILTHTENSVIKQYQELIRTEDVNLIFEDEAITYIAKIAYLQNEEDENIGARRLHTVMEKLLEEISFYASDYEQEEFTIDLNYVERIFHISDKRDNYQKYLL; encoded by the coding sequence ATGAAAGAATTAACACCAAAAAAAATAGTTGCAGAACTTAATCGTTATATCATCGGTCAGGAAGCGGCCAAAAAAGCGGTTGCAGTAGCCCTGAGAAATCGCTATCGTCGGTCACTGTTACCAGCTGATCTGATTGATGAATTTACCCCTAAAAACATCATACTGATGGGTCCTACCGGTGTCGGCAAAACTGAAATTGCCCGCCGAATGGCTAAACTCATCAAAGCCCCCTTCATAAAAGTTGAAGCGACAAAATTTACAGAAGTGGGCTATGTTGGCAGAGACGTGGAATCCATGGTTCGAGATTTAGTCAATACTTCTATTCGTAATGTTCAGCAGGAAATGATGAAAGAAGTCTATGTTGAAGCCGAAAAGAATGCCAATAAGATTATAATTGATATTTTGGTGCCCACTAAAAAAATCAAAGAAACCCTTAAAACGCCGTTTGATCTATTTATGAAACCCTCCCCACCGTCTGCTCCAACTCAAAATGAGTTAGAAGGCGATGTCGAGAAAGAAAAGACCAAAAAAGAGAAACGGGAAGCATTGTCCAAGGATTTAGAGGCGGGTCTCCTGGAAGATCAGATGATTGAGATTGAAGTAGATGACGACGGTTCAAAAACTATTGGTATTATGCAAGGGATGAACAATGATAGTATGTCTTTCAATATGAACGACATTCTTGGGGATTTTATGCCGCAAAAGAAAAAAAAGAAAAATGTCAAAATATCTGAAGCGAGAAAAATCCTGATTAATCAGGAAGCTCAAAAACTAATCGATATGGATCAGGTCAAAGAAATTGGCATGCAGGATGCAGAACAGAACGGGATTATCTTTATCGATGAAATTGACAAAATAATCGGAAATGGCAACAACCATGGGCCGGATGTTTCCAGAGAAGGGGTCCAGCGAGACATCTTGCCAATCGTTGAGGGCAGTACCATCAATACCAAGTATGGCCCGATTAAGACCGATTATATTTTATTTATCGGGGCTGGGGCATTCCATGTTTCAAAAATATCTGATATGATCCCCGAGCTCCAAGGACGATTTCCCATTAGTGTTCAATTAGACAGTCTAACCGAGAATGACTTTATCGAAATTCTCACACACACAGAAAATTCGGTGATCAAGCAGTATCAAGAGCTGATTCGAACCGAAGACGTTAATTTGATTTTTGAGGATGAGGCGATCACATATATTGCCAAAATTGCCTATCTTCAGAATGAAGAGGATGAAAATATTGGCGCTCGGCGTCTTCATACGGTGATGGAAAAACTGCTGGAAGAAATCTCGTTTTATGCCTCCGATTATGAACAGGAAGAATTCACGATTGATCTGAATTATGTGGAGCGAATCTTCCATATTTCGGATAAACGGGACAATTATCAAAAATATTTACTGTAA
- the hslV gene encoding ATP-dependent protease subunit HslV has translation MFHATTIVGIRHNGEVAIAGDGQVTMGEKTIMKNKATKIRRIYNDQILVGFAGSVADAFTLCEKFEHKVEQYNGNLKRAAVELAKEWRSDKILRKLEALLIVMDESETLILSGNGEVIEPDDDVAAIGSGGSYALAAARALKGHSNLSAKEMVYESLKIASEICVFTNNNISVEVL, from the coding sequence ATGTTTCATGCAACAACCATAGTAGGAATACGACATAATGGAGAGGTCGCCATTGCCGGTGATGGGCAGGTAACCATGGGCGAGAAAACGATTATGAAAAATAAAGCAACAAAAATAAGAAGAATCTATAATGATCAGATTTTAGTCGGGTTCGCGGGCTCAGTTGCTGATGCCTTTACCTTATGTGAAAAATTTGAACACAAGGTGGAGCAGTATAATGGGAATTTGAAACGTGCTGCGGTGGAACTTGCAAAAGAATGGCGTTCGGACAAGATTCTGAGAAAATTGGAAGCACTTCTGATCGTCATGGATGAATCAGAAACACTTATTTTATCTGGAAATGGGGAAGTCATTGAACCGGATGATGATGTGGCGGCCATCGGATCAGGTGGATCCTATGCCCTTGCAGCCGCGCGTGCCTTAAAAGGTCATTCTAACCTGAGCGCTAAAGAAATGGTTTATGAATCGCTAAAAATCGCTTCGGAGATTTGCGTATTTACAAATAATAATATTTCAGTAGAAGTATTGTAG
- the topA gene encoding type I DNA topoisomerase, protein MGKTLVIVESPAKAKTIKKYLPKGYEVEATMGHVIDLPKSRIGINIEEDFKPEYIKIRGKAQLLKNLKNAAKKADQVYLATDPDREGEAISWHMANFLEIDLETKCRIEFHEITKKAVNAAIENKRNIDIDLVNSQQARRILDRLVGYSLSPFLWKKVKKGLSGGRVQSVVTRIIVDREEEIAAFIPEEYWNLDLLLKKHDDDKEFVSKFYSEDGKKKTITDAEEAIRLEKIVDDNTIVVENVKKRTRYQKPPLPFTTSTLQQEAYKTLGFTTQRTMRLAQQLYEGVDIKGSGLTGLITYLRTDSTRIADEAVMESKEYIKQHFGEDYLGSEKKVSKKKNVQDAHEAIRPSSVMLTPEEAKGSLEADQYRLYKLIWERLLCSQMADAQYYVTDVDVACSNLIFKTKGETQKFDGFTRVGKNSGKNDDSILPELAIGDDLIRLKTTKEQKFTKPPARYTEASLVKILEEKGIGRPSTYAPTIATIKNRDYVEVEDKHFKPTELGITVTHLMKEYFSDVVNISFTAEMEDRLDSVSDGETDWIEVLKNFYRGFEKELINAQEKAESVTIADPESDEDCELCGRRMVIKKGKYGRFLACPGFPECKNTKPYFEKTGGICSVCGGDIVKRTSKTGRTFYSCSNYPACDYMNWDLPIADKCPVCGSTLFQKGLGKRKSVYCDKKDCGYKAPSAE, encoded by the coding sequence ATGGGTAAAACCTTAGTTATAGTTGAATCACCGGCTAAAGCCAAAACAATTAAAAAATATTTGCCTAAAGGCTATGAAGTTGAAGCTACGATGGGACATGTGATCGATCTGCCGAAAAGTCGGATTGGTATTAATATAGAAGAAGATTTTAAACCCGAATATATTAAAATTCGTGGTAAGGCTCAATTGTTAAAGAATTTAAAAAATGCTGCCAAAAAAGCAGATCAAGTTTATCTTGCCACTGACCCTGATCGCGAGGGCGAGGCGATTTCCTGGCATATGGCAAATTTCCTTGAAATCGACCTGGAGACAAAATGCCGGATTGAGTTTCATGAAATAACAAAAAAAGCCGTAAATGCCGCTATTGAGAACAAAAGAAATATTGATATCGACTTAGTTAATTCACAACAAGCGCGACGGATTTTGGACCGACTGGTTGGGTATTCGCTGAGTCCTTTTTTGTGGAAAAAAGTAAAAAAAGGACTCAGCGGTGGTCGGGTTCAATCGGTTGTAACGCGAATTATTGTTGATCGGGAAGAAGAAATTGCCGCCTTTATTCCAGAAGAATATTGGAATCTGGATCTGCTTTTAAAAAAGCATGATGATGATAAAGAATTTGTTTCAAAATTTTATTCTGAGGATGGCAAAAAAAAGACGATTACCGATGCTGAAGAGGCGATCAGACTAGAAAAGATTGTCGATGATAATACCATTGTTGTAGAAAACGTAAAAAAAAGGACGCGTTATCAAAAACCCCCATTGCCTTTTACCACTAGTACCTTGCAGCAGGAGGCTTACAAAACCTTGGGATTTACAACTCAACGAACCATGCGTTTAGCCCAGCAATTGTATGAGGGGGTTGACATTAAAGGGAGTGGCCTAACCGGTTTAATTACCTATCTAAGAACAGATTCGACGCGAATTGCTGATGAAGCCGTGATGGAGAGTAAAGAATATATAAAACAACACTTTGGCGAAGACTACCTGGGATCAGAAAAAAAAGTCAGTAAAAAGAAAAATGTCCAGGATGCTCATGAAGCCATTCGGCCTTCATCCGTTATGTTGACCCCGGAAGAAGCCAAAGGATCATTGGAAGCTGATCAATATCGGCTTTATAAACTAATTTGGGAAAGATTACTTTGCAGTCAGATGGCAGATGCCCAATATTACGTCACCGATGTAGATGTCGCTTGTAGCAATTTGATTTTTAAGACTAAAGGTGAAACCCAGAAATTTGATGGCTTCACGCGAGTCGGGAAAAACAGCGGCAAGAATGACGACAGCATTCTGCCCGAGTTGGCGATTGGTGATGATTTGATTCGTTTGAAAACAACCAAAGAACAAAAATTCACAAAGCCCCCAGCCCGTTATACAGAAGCATCCCTGGTTAAAATATTAGAAGAAAAAGGCATCGGCCGACCAAGCACCTACGCACCGACGATTGCCACCATAAAAAACCGGGATTATGTAGAGGTTGAAGATAAGCACTTTAAACCGACAGAACTGGGAATTACGGTTACCCATTTGATGAAAGAATATTTCAGTGATGTAGTTAATATATCTTTCACGGCCGAAATGGAAGATCGCCTCGATTCAGTTTCTGATGGTGAGACAGATTGGATTGAGGTGTTAAAAAACTTTTACAGAGGGTTCGAAAAGGAATTAATAAATGCTCAGGAAAAAGCTGAATCAGTAACGATTGCAGATCCAGAATCGGATGAAGATTGCGAATTATGCGGCCGCCGAATGGTTATCAAAAAAGGCAAATATGGTCGATTCCTGGCATGCCCTGGCTTTCCTGAGTGTAAGAACACTAAGCCTTATTTTGAAAAAACAGGCGGGATATGTTCGGTATGCGGTGGGGATATTGTCAAGCGAACCTCAAAAACGGGACGAACCTTTTATTCTTGCAGTAATTATCCGGCCTGCGATTATATGAATTGGGATTTACCGATCGCAGATAAATGTCCGGTATGTGGTTCAACTCTTTTTCAAAAGGGTTTGGGGAAACGCAAATCAGTTTATTGTGATAAAAAAGATTGTGGCTATAAGGCACCAAGTGCTGAATAA
- the dprA gene encoding DNA-processing protein DprA, with product MNDLIYWIWFMGLEKISTKQKNILLEQFDSPRLIYTLNREKLSQTKILSKINLDYLEQMKSLNKAKSDLCYIEAHNIELITRNDQRFPETLKNIYMPPLGLYIKGDMSLLDAPLRIGIIGSRNPTIAGEKHAQLFARSLSAVGVTIVSGLAAGIDGKSHWSSIDELGSTIGVLGTGINICYPRSNKKLFDIMADKALIVSEFNLGEKPLPYHFPLRNRIISGLSQGVLVIEARKKSGSLITVNHALEQGKNVYVIPGDIGGANWAGGNQLLKEGAKLVTEPNDILEDYVIPGQITTQNCEDCSDLEKTLTNANEQLLFKLIKRGYRTIDELVTYSDLPVNVVNSQLTMMEIEEIISIKYGNIVLI from the coding sequence ATGAACGATTTAATTTACTGGATATGGTTTATGGGACTTGAAAAAATATCAACTAAACAAAAGAATATTCTTCTCGAACAATTTGATTCACCTCGATTAATTTACACATTAAATAGAGAAAAACTGTCGCAAACAAAAATCTTAAGCAAAATAAATTTGGATTATCTGGAACAAATGAAATCTCTTAATAAAGCAAAAAGTGATTTGTGTTATATTGAAGCTCATAATATTGAATTAATTACACGGAATGATCAACGTTTTCCAGAAACACTCAAAAATATTTACATGCCACCTTTGGGTTTGTATATAAAAGGCGACATGTCATTACTTGATGCACCTCTGAGAATTGGGATTATCGGTTCTCGAAATCCGACGATTGCTGGTGAAAAACATGCCCAATTATTTGCCCGATCGCTATCAGCTGTTGGTGTCACCATTGTCAGCGGTTTAGCAGCAGGTATTGATGGCAAAAGCCATTGGAGCAGTATTGATGAACTTGGCAGTACCATTGGCGTTCTCGGTACTGGAATCAATATCTGTTATCCTCGCTCCAACAAAAAACTTTTTGACATAATGGCCGATAAAGCGTTAATTGTTTCAGAATTTAATTTAGGCGAAAAGCCTCTTCCGTATCATTTTCCATTGCGAAATCGGATTATCAGTGGACTCTCACAAGGCGTTCTTGTCATTGAAGCCCGGAAGAAAAGTGGCTCGCTTATTACAGTCAACCATGCTTTAGAGCAGGGCAAGAATGTTTATGTTATTCCAGGAGATATTGGGGGCGCTAATTGGGCGGGTGGCAATCAATTACTTAAAGAGGGAGCTAAACTTGTGACAGAACCAAATGACATTTTAGAAGATTATGTCATTCCGGGGCAGATTACTACACAGAATTGTGAAGATTGTTCAGATTTGGAGAAAACGCTGACGAATGCAAATGAACAATTATTATTTAAGTTAATTAAAAGAGGGTACCGAACGATTGATGAGCTTGTGACCTATTCAGATTTACCGGTTAATGTGGTCAATAGTCAATTGACAATGATGGAAATAGAAGAAATAATTTCAATTAAATACGGAAATATCGTTTTAATTTAA
- a CDS encoding ABC transporter substrate-binding protein yields MKRKSYVLITIALGIALLLTGCGNKSASNEDPLADGVLTAGTNDMYLPLEFRDQNNELVGFDIDLGAALADELGVKIEWVPTAWDGIFNGLDAKQYDIVLSGTSITEDRLSGYNMTDPYIANGIVIVSRKDAPQAKTPKDLAGKTVGVQIETTADYAAEALKKQENVDYTVNKYDAMLDAFAALEGKQIDNIMTDISVAQFYTTLKPDVYAISSDVLSNEPIGITVRKADTAFNKELNGALDALRKNGKLSELSIKWFGKDVTQNIDTNLKVIE; encoded by the coding sequence ATGAAAAGAAAAAGTTATGTACTGATAACAATTGCATTAGGAATTGCATTGTTATTGACCGGTTGTGGGAATAAGTCCGCGAGTAATGAAGATCCCCTAGCTGATGGTGTTTTAACGGCAGGAACAAATGACATGTATCTGCCGCTGGAATTCAGAGATCAGAACAACGAACTGGTTGGGTTTGACATTGATTTGGGTGCGGCTTTGGCCGATGAACTTGGCGTTAAAATTGAGTGGGTTCCAACCGCATGGGATGGAATATTCAACGGGCTGGATGCAAAGCAGTATGATATCGTTTTATCTGGTACGAGCATCACTGAAGACCGTTTGAGCGGATATAATATGACGGATCCCTATATTGCTAATGGGATTGTAATTGTATCTCGAAAGGATGCGCCCCAAGCTAAAACACCTAAAGATCTGGCTGGAAAAACAGTTGGTGTGCAAATTGAAACCACAGCGGATTATGCTGCAGAAGCTTTGAAAAAACAAGAAAATGTTGATTACACAGTGAATAAATATGATGCGATGTTGGATGCCTTTGCGGCGTTGGAAGGAAAACAGATTGACAACATTATGACTGACATCAGCGTTGCTCAGTTTTACACGACATTAAAGCCTGATGTATATGCTATTTCTTCAGATGTTTTATCAAATGAACCCATTGGTATTACAGTAAGAAAAGCGGATACTGCATTTAATAAAGAATTAAATGGTGCTTTGGATGCATTAAGAAAAAATGGGAAATTAAGTGAATTGTCAATTAAATGGTTTGGAAAAGATGTTACTCAGAATATTGACACTAATTTGAAAGTCATCGAATAA